The segment TGTCCTAACGAAAGAGTTATACCGCGCTTCTGTATCAGCTCTTGCGCCTGTGAGAATCCCTCGAGCTCCGGAGCCATAGTAATGAGCTTCACCGATTCGATTAGCGTCTCCTCAATTTCCTTCAGGTCTATGCTTCGAATGAGTTCTGGATTCTGAGCTCCCTTTCTCTTTAGACTCAGGTAGGGGCCTTCATAGTGAATTCCCCCAACTGAAGTCAGATTATTATTTTTTGTGTAATCTCTTACTACTCTAGCAGCAGAAAGGATGGCCGAAGGAGTCGATGACATAGTAGTAGGCAGGAAATAAGTCACTCCTTGAGTGTAAAGGAAGTCCTCCCACTTCTTCAAAGCTTCCACGTCCATGGAAAGAGTGTCCACACCTACTGAGCCATGAGTGTGAGGATCAACAAATCCCGGCATCAGTATTCTCTCGAATTCTTGAGCCCCTTGAATTCGCTCAATTCTCGAGATTATGCTTTCTTCAGTTTCAACACTTCCAACAAACTCTCCGTCGATAGGATCAACAACCAATACATTCTCGAATCTCATCTGCCTTCAATCCTCCCTGTTATGAAAAAAATCATGGCCAGGTTATTTGATTACCCGTTGACATCTTTCCTCTTCCCATAAGGACCCTCTCATCGAGATCGAAGATCCCTCTGTAGTAGGCCGAATATACTGCGAACCACTGGAGAGGGATCATCAGAAGGAAGGGGGCGAAGAGTGGATCGAAGTCGCCGTAGTCCTTCACATCAAAGCGTATTATTTCTGAACCATTGGATTCAGCGATTTTTATGACCCGTTCGCTCATATCTCTCGATTCGTCGCTGCCCACAAGGAAGACCATTACCGGCTTATGACCGTCCAGCATTTCCGCCGGGCCGTGCCTGAATTCCGATGTTTCCATGAATGAAGCGTTGACTCTCATGTTTTCCATGAAGACAGTCAGTCCAAACTTATAACCTATGGCGTAGGCCGCTCCGCTCGCGAGTACGTAAAAGAGATCACTCTCCTGATACTTCCTGGCCAGTCTGTAGGCTCTTGATTCCTCTTCCTTGTATATTCTGCCCAACAGTTCAGGCATAATCTTTATCTGTTCGGATAACTTCGAAACGTCTCTCCCTTTGAGCCTGGCTATTTCAAGACTGAATATGAAGGCTCCGGCGAGTGGAAGTATAAACAGTCCATTAGAGTCATAAACTATCGATTCGTCTGCTTCCTTTGCCAGAATGCTGTCGGGTTTGCTTGTAAATGAAATCGTTGTCGCTCCCTTTTCGTTTGCAAATCTAAGTGCTGCGGCAGTATCTTCGGTATTTCCAGAGAAGGAGGCCAGTATTACCAACGCGTCTTTGTCAAGTCTTGAAGGATTCGTCCATATGAAATCATAACTTTTGTAGTAATTGGAGGGAAGATCCGTCATCTTGTTGAGTATATAATCTCCTGAATAGAGATTACACCAGGAGTTCCCGCTACCTACCCAGTAAATCTGCTTATAGCCTTTATCTAAGGCAGTCTTCGCAAGATTCTTGATCCTTTCCGTATGTTCTTCAAGGAAGGCGGAAAGATCCTTCTCAAGAGTAGGGGCAGTAAAGAGTACGCTTTGTTTTGCATCAGTCAAAAAATCTTCCAGTGTCAATCCAAACACCTCCAAATATTTATCAAGAAGTTTTGTCAGTCTCTTGGTGAGGTACATGATTCCCTTATGATCAGTCGTGTAGGCAGTCTGGTGAGTCCCTTTTCATATCTCTGACCTCTGATATTCATCATTATTCTTTTCGCGGCTATACTGCCGATTTCTCTCGTATCCTGAGCCACAGATGTAATTGGAGGATTACATAGATCAAACCAGACTATGTCATCAAAGCTTATGACCGATAGATCTCGCGGAATCTCAATTCCCATGTCCTTCGCAGCAAGAAGGAGTCCCGCCGCCATATAGTTGTTTGTTGTTATTACCGCTGTAATATCTTTGTTCTGAGCCAGGAGAGAGACTCCGCTTTTATAAGCTCCCTCAACCCTGAAGCCGCCAAGCTTGACCCACGACTGCTTTTCTTCTATGCCATACTTTGAAAGGGCTTTGCTGTATCCGGCAATCCTATCGTAGTTTGTGCTAATGTCAAGCGTATCCGAAAGGAAACCGATTCTCCTGTGACCAAGCTCAAGAAGATATTCAGCTGCCTCAAAGCCTCCACCCTCGTCATCGCTGACAATCATATCAACATCAAGGGCTTCAATGATTCTGTCAATTAGCACTATGGGAATTTCGGACTTTACAAGATCCTTCAAATGATCGGAATTGCTACGCGAAACCGGAGCGAGAATCAAGCCATCTACCTGCTTCTGAAAAAATCGATCTATAGATATCTTCTCGACCTCCACTTTTTCGTCG is part of the Mesotoga infera genome and harbors:
- a CDS encoding LacI family transcriptional regulator, whose amino-acid sequence is MAATLDDIAKETGLSRATVARAIGKYGYVSKKAREKVLAAAKKLNYKPNYIAKSMVTGETKNIGLIVGDIQNPFFSTIARAISDVIVPEGYSLIVTSTDEKVEVEKISIDRFFQKQVDGLILAPVSRSNSDHLKDLVKSEIPIVLIDRIIEALDVDMIVSDDEGGGFEAAEYLLELGHRRIGFLSDTLDISTNYDRIAGYSKALSKYGIEEKQSWVKLGGFRVEGAYKSGVSLLAQNKDITAVITTNNYMAAGLLLAAKDMGIEIPRDLSVISFDDIVWFDLCNPPITSVAQDTREIGSIAAKRIMMNIRGQRYEKGLTRLPTRLIIRESCTSPRD
- a CDS encoding SIS domain-containing protein; protein product: MTLEDFLTDAKQSVLFTAPTLEKDLSAFLEEHTERIKNLAKTALDKGYKQIYWVGSGNSWCNLYSGDYILNKMTDLPSNYYKSYDFIWTNPSRLDKDALVILASFSGNTEDTAAALRFANEKGATTISFTSKPDSILAKEADESIVYDSNGLFILPLAGAFIFSLEIARLKGRDVSKLSEQIKIMPELLGRIYKEEESRAYRLARKYQESDLFYVLASGAAYAIGYKFGLTVFMENMRVNASFMETSEFRHGPAEMLDGHKPVMVFLVGSDESRDMSERVIKIAESNGSEIIRFDVKDYGDFDPLFAPFLLMIPLQWFAVYSAYYRGIFDLDERVLMGRGKMSTGNQITWP